CGCCGCTTTCAACCTACGAGGCAAGGCCGTGCAATTGAAATGGTGGATGATCCCTGCCACCAGCGGCCTCTGTTGCCTTGCCTGGGGACTGGCCGCCCTGGCCGTGTATTTGCGAACCCCATGA
This is a stretch of genomic DNA from Pseudodesulfovibrio sp. JC047. It encodes these proteins:
- a CDS encoding competence protein ComEC, coding for MTVSWISDPIFWVFAVPALSISGLLMQMILSLFRCCAAFNLRGKAVQLKWWMIPATSGLCCLAWGLAALAVYLRTP